TCAGAACAATTAGGCTTAGTAACAGGATTGAATATAGACACTGTATACTTAGCAGCGTTGCCTATTGCTCATAAATTTACATTATGTTGTCCAGGAACTATTGGGACTTTGATATTTGGTGGAAAGTCAATTATCTGTAAAACTACTAGTCCGGATGAAATTATTCCATTGATTGAAAGTGAAAAGGTTACTATTACTGCATTAGTTCCGACAATTGCAAACATGTGCATTGAATTTTTAGATATAGATGATTTTGATATATCTTCTCTGATAACAATTCAAATAGGCGGTTCGGTATTAAAACCATCTTCGGCAAAAAGAATAGAAAAGGCTTTCGGATGTACATTGTTGCAACTTTATGGAACTACTGAAGGACAAATAACTTGTACAAGACTGAATGATAATGAGTTCGTGAGGTTTCACACTCAAGGGAAAGTGCTTTGCAAATTTGATAAGGCTATGATTGTTGATGACAGTGGAATTGAAGTGCCAGATGAAGAGTATGGAGAACTTATTGTAAGAGGACCTTACACAATATATGAATATTATCGCTTAGAAGAAGTTAACAAAAACTGTATAACAGAAGATTGTTATTTTAAAACAGGGGATAAGGCAAGAAAATTAAAAGATGGAAATTATCAAATTGTTGGAAGATTAAAAGAAATGATTAATAGAGCAGGAGAAAAAATTATACCATCTGAAATAGAAGAAGTTTTGCTTCAAAATAAAGACATTATAGAGGTTCAAGTTGTAGGAGTCCCTGACGAAATTTTAGGTGAAAAGATTGGAGTTTTTATATTAAAAAACGATAAAGAAATTGATTTAAATAAAATAAGAACGTATTTGAAAGAAAAGGGACTTGCATATTTTAAATTACCGGATTTGGTAAGATATGTAGATAGTTGGCCGCTGACGAGTGTTGGAAAAATAAATAAAGATAAACTTAGAAATTTAGTTTTGTAATAATGGAGGTCAGTTAAAGATGAAACAAAATATCATAAGTGATCAAGTAATGGATTCTATTAAAAATCAAGTAAAAGGAGAATTGAATGTTTCTGATGTAAATAACAAAGATAATCTTATTGAAAAAGGATTAAGTTCAATTATGATAATGAAAATTTCAAATGCATTAAGAAAGTTTGGAATTGGAGTATCTTTTGCAAAACTTATGGAAAACCCTACCATTGAGAAGTGGGAAGATTTGGTGATGAACGCAGCGGTGAGAATAAGAAAAAATAAAGATATTTTCACTATTAAGGACAATGCTGATGAAGAATTCCCATTAACTGACGTTCAATATGCCTATTGGATCGGAAGAGAAGACGATCAGGTTCTTGGTGGTGTAGGCTGTCATGCTTATTTAGAGATAGATGGAGAGAACATTGATGTTCACAAACTAAAAGAGTCATGGAATATATTACAAAATACAAACCCAATGTTAAGGGTGAAATTTAATAAAAACGGAACACAGCAAATTATGAAAGCTCCGTT
This window of the Clostridium kluyveri DSM 555 genome carries:
- a CDS encoding (2,3-dihydroxybenzoyl)adenylate synthase; the encoded protein is MNLEIKAQLERYYDENAWKHITLGEALENWSEKYKNRTALSDCESDELTYKELSDEVDFYAQGLLNQNINKGDKVLLQLPNSIEFVIISFALFKMGAIPIMGFPAHREVEIKGILEKTGAIAYIARDKYLGFSYTEMIRKIQKEIEIDLKIFILGDNEEYNNFRFLRAKNKITAGNKNKANYKDIALFLLSSGTTGISKLIPLKHCELLYVSEQLGLVTGLNIDTVYLAALPIAHKFTLCCPGTIGTLIFGGKSIICKTTSPDEIIPLIESEKVTITALVPTIANMCIEFLDIDDFDISSLITIQIGGSVLKPSSAKRIEKAFGCTLLQLYGTTEGQITCTRLNDNEFVRFHTQGKVLCKFDKAMIVDDSGIEVPDEEYGELIVRGPYTIYEYYRLEEVNKNCITEDCYFKTGDKARKLKDGNYQIVGRLKEMINRAGEKIIPSEIEEVLLQNKDIIEVQVVGVPDEILGEKIGVFILKNDKEIDLNKIRTYLKEKGLAYFKLPDLVRYVDSWPLTSVGKINKDKLRNLVL